The DNA sequence AGGAATCCAAGGCTCATATCACCTGCAAGGGCGTATATGAGTATTGAGAGGATCGGCATATTCATGATACCAGTTTTGATGTAGACCATGAGGATGTTTATGATGCCAACGGCGGCCCCCATGATAACCCCGTTCACCGCACCGTTGAGATAATCCTTATCTGCGATGTAACCGCAGGCCACAGAGGCCAGGAGAATTGAAAGCACGCCCATCAATGAGGGGATCAGTAATCTGAGGAGGGGTCCAAGGATGACTGTAAGGATGATACCAGAAACAACTGCCTTCCAGTTAACTTCAATTTCCATCATCGATCACCATGAATAATAATTTATGATGGATATATAATCTTATGGTCGAAAGGGTAATGATGCTCCAGATAAAAGTAAGAACCTGCTGGATCGGGGTTCATTCATGGGATAATTTGAACGGTTTTTGGGTGCTAAGGAGTTGCATTTCATGATTATTGATGATTTTAATGATTATAAGCTCTCATTTTTTGATGATAAATGGTTACCGGTTTTTCTGATCGTCTGGTTAACGGTATTCCTCCTTTCCCATCCTGACATGAACTTTAAGCTCCTGGCGGGCCTGATCTTTTCCACCATAATAATCGTCTATAAACCGGAGGGCTTCCTTGAGGACCATAAAAGGAGGATCTTCATCTTAACAGTCATACTGTATCCCCCCGCTGAATTTGCACTGAAGCTACTGGCTGCCTCAGGGCCCCTTGCAGTTAACATGGCCGAGCACTTTACTGCGGGTCTTGTGGTGGCAATTTATCTTTCAACACTCCTCCATGGCGCACTCAAAAAACTGAGCCAGTGGGAGAGGTTCATGTTC is a window from the Methanothermobacter thermautotrophicus str. Delta H genome containing:
- a CDS encoding DUF5518 domain-containing protein, which encodes MEIEVNWKAVVSGIILTVILGPLLRLLIPSLMGVLSILLASVACGYIADKDYLNGAVNGVIMGAAVGIINILMVYIKTGIMNMPILSILIYALAGDMSLGFLGGSAGSILGSFRD